A region from the Schistocerca serialis cubense isolate TAMUIC-IGC-003099 chromosome 1, iqSchSeri2.2, whole genome shotgun sequence genome encodes:
- the LOC126472612 gene encoding uncharacterized protein LOC126472612, producing the protein MAPLPTLLLVLLFATAGHASSLPRAGCSVDVNRSKMPSPQPLLLKPGGSKDVHGFVTPDASGVISLSQNQQIIVACPGNIVQATKQPQAIASCVSGSTFSINGKSYNFTDLACKSKPKPSERIPVQSCGNRGQYKVVQLGFQVGSDFYTLIDACFDNRSYSTVYDHFTMVAEIGGKQNDSSRPKLLRGTFFSNIDMEYYYNRTTQVNTDTSLLGLISVTFFYMNSAPQWQTFNGGNWETMEKNVRSYAASNGTELEIYTGTHGITTLPSKTNYQTDLFLCIDGGNYIPVPKLFWKIVYKAITKAAVVFLGVNNPYIKNPGSDYYICKNVCPNITWIKWKPKSQKKGYSYCCEYADFVKSVADAPSLIVTSLLT; encoded by the exons GCTGCTCGGTGGACGTGAACAGATCCAAGATGCCCTCCCCACAGCCGCTGCTGCTGAAGCCCGGCGGAAGCAAAGACGTGCACGGCTTCGTCACGCCGGACGCCTCGGGGGTGATCTCGCTCAGCCAGAACCAGCAGATCATCGTCGCGTGTCCCGGCAACATCGTCCAGGCCACGAAACAGCCGCAAGCGATAGCCTCCTGTGTCTCCGGCTCCACTTTTTCCATCAATGGGAAGTCGTACAACTTCACTGATCTCGCATGCAAGTCCAAGCCGAAGCCGTCGGAGCGGATTCCGGTCCAATCGTGCGGGAACAGAGGACAGTACAAGGTGGTCCAGCTGGGCTTCCAGGTCGGCTCCGACTTCTACACGCTCATCGACGCCTGCTTCGACAATCGCTCCTACAGCACggtgtacgaccacttcacgatgGTCGCCGAAATAGGGGGCAAACAGAACGATTCCAGCAGGCCCAAATTGTTACGTGGCACCTTCTTCAGCAACATTGACATGGAGTATTATTACAATAGAACCACCCAAGTCAACACG GACACCTCACTGCTAGGACTGATTTCAGTCACGTTCTTCTACATGAACTCTGCGCCGCAGTGGCAAACATTCAACGGTGGCAACTGGGAGACCATGGAGAAAAATGTACGTTCCTATGCTGCGAGTAACGGAACCGAGCTTGAAATCTACACGGGTACACACGGCATCACAACGCTGCCCAGCAAGACGAATTACCAGAcggatttgtttctgtgtattGACGGCGGCAACTACATCCCAGTGCCGAAGCTCTTTTGGAAGATTGTGTATAAGGCGATTACTAAGGCAGCTGTAGTGTTCCTGGGTGTAAACAACCCGTACATTAAGAACCCTGGCTCTGACTACTACATCTGCAAAAACGTATGCCCCAATATCACCTGGATAAAATGGAAGCCCAAAAGCCAGAAGAAGGGCTACTCGTACTGCTGCGAATATGCAGACTTCGTGAAATCTGTGGCCGACGCACCCAGCCTCATCGTTACCTCTCTGCTTACGTAA